A genomic window from Desulfatibacillum aliphaticivorans DSM 15576 includes:
- a CDS encoding class I adenylate-forming enzyme family protein, which produces MSTHWDVGYIIKKREQNTPDKTAVIFEDEPFSYKQLNQGANRCAHYLQQLGIKKGDRIGVLMLNCMEFLECYFAAAKLGVIFVPLNWRLTGPELEYQINDSQCRLLLFHDCFFYSIDPVRSNLKVENDKFVYCQSGNPDAPARPDWAADFHAGADDKPVSEPVPDSPIAMDDDLAIVYTSGVTGNPKGAVLSHGQTYFKCFQTSLYVQDNQNISANEVMVAQMPLFHSGGLFIVATPVIFSGITLVMRRGFNPDEFAQDIERYKATAVFALTTMWRFILDTGKLDQIDVSSVRSVMGGGERTPPSLFEELAKRGLYMQQGFGQTECSAMTLVPKEDIQRKMGSIGKPGFFAHVWIGDNNGKELPPGEIGHILAKGPTVMSRYWNLPDMTEKAIVNGILNTGDLGYMDEEGYLYIVDRAKDMYRSGGENVYPAEVEKILAGHPKVLNVSIIGVPDEKWGETGAAFIVPAMGQELAEEEVLEYLQGKAARFKHPSKIFFVEELPLTATMKVKKMELKEEYAKLQQE; this is translated from the coding sequence ATGTCAACGCATTGGGATGTGGGATATATTATTAAGAAAAGAGAACAAAATACGCCTGACAAGACCGCCGTCATTTTTGAGGACGAGCCCTTTTCGTACAAACAGCTCAACCAGGGCGCCAACCGGTGCGCCCATTATCTGCAGCAGTTGGGGATCAAAAAGGGCGACAGAATCGGCGTGCTCATGCTCAATTGCATGGAGTTTTTGGAATGCTATTTTGCGGCGGCCAAGCTGGGGGTCATCTTCGTTCCCTTGAACTGGCGGCTGACAGGCCCGGAACTGGAATACCAGATCAACGACTCCCAATGCCGCCTGCTGCTTTTTCACGACTGCTTTTTTTACTCCATCGATCCTGTTCGTTCCAACCTGAAGGTGGAAAACGACAAGTTCGTCTATTGCCAAAGCGGAAACCCCGACGCCCCGGCCCGGCCTGACTGGGCCGCTGATTTTCATGCAGGCGCGGACGACAAACCGGTTAGCGAGCCCGTCCCGGACAGCCCCATCGCCATGGACGACGATTTGGCCATCGTATACACCAGCGGCGTGACCGGCAATCCCAAAGGCGCGGTTCTTTCCCACGGGCAGACCTATTTCAAGTGCTTTCAAACCTCCCTCTATGTGCAGGACAATCAGAACATCTCCGCCAACGAAGTCATGGTGGCCCAAATGCCTTTGTTCCATTCGGGAGGCCTGTTCATTGTGGCCACCCCCGTGATTTTTTCGGGCATCACCCTGGTCATGCGGCGGGGATTCAACCCGGACGAATTCGCCCAGGATATAGAGCGTTATAAGGCCACGGCGGTTTTCGCGCTCACCACCATGTGGCGGTTTATCCTGGACACCGGCAAGCTGGATCAGATTGACGTCTCCAGCGTGCGCAGCGTCATGGGAGGCGGGGAAAGAACGCCCCCCAGCCTGTTTGAGGAACTGGCCAAACGAGGGCTGTACATGCAGCAGGGCTTCGGCCAGACCGAATGCAGCGCCATGACCCTTGTTCCCAAGGAAGACATCCAGCGAAAAATGGGTTCCATCGGCAAGCCCGGCTTTTTCGCCCATGTATGGATTGGGGACAACAACGGCAAGGAGCTTCCCCCGGGTGAAATCGGCCATATTCTCGCCAAGGGCCCCACGGTCATGAGCCGTTATTGGAACCTGCCTGACATGACGGAAAAAGCCATTGTCAACGGCATTCTGAACACCGGCGACCTGGGGTACATGGATGAGGAAGGCTACCTGTACATTGTGGACCGGGCCAAGGACATGTACCGCAGCGGCGGCGAAAACGTATATCCGGCGGAAGTGGAAAAGATTCTGGCAGGCCATCCCAAGGTGTTGAATGTTTCCATCATTGGAGTGCCCGACGAAAAATGGGGGGAGACGGGCGCCGCCTTTATCGTGCCCGCCATGGGCCAGGAACTGGC
- a CDS encoding enoyl-CoA hydratase/isomerase family protein, with protein sequence MTRDNLLVEVTNHVGTLTFNRPEKRNSLTPDMLIRMHLALEEWAKGSEVRCVVVTGGQGQAFSSGYDITAIPTEIAPEMEDLLKSANPIELALHSLENFPYPTLAAWNGFCFGAALNLSVCCDIRVSADDAKFGMPPAKLGLVYHAEGFRQFVDAIGMSATRELFMTAGTYTAHQAREMGVVSHLYPRETFQEEVRRFAASIAGNAPLSLKGAKTILNMLARQTGLTAEQKTLAEQLQAESFASEDLKEGQLAFIEKRSPVFKGI encoded by the coding sequence ATGACCCGGGATAACCTGCTTGTGGAAGTAACAAACCATGTGGGAACCCTGACGTTCAATCGTCCGGAAAAAAGGAATTCCCTCACGCCGGACATGCTCATCCGGATGCACCTGGCTTTGGAGGAATGGGCCAAAGGCTCGGAAGTCCGGTGCGTGGTCGTAACGGGAGGCCAGGGCCAGGCCTTTTCTTCCGGGTACGATATTACGGCGATACCTACGGAAATCGCCCCGGAAATGGAAGACCTTTTAAAAAGCGCCAATCCTATTGAACTGGCGCTGCACTCCCTGGAAAATTTTCCCTATCCCACCCTGGCCGCGTGGAACGGGTTCTGCTTCGGCGCGGCCCTGAACCTTTCGGTATGCTGCGATATCAGGGTGTCCGCGGACGACGCCAAATTCGGAATGCCTCCGGCCAAATTGGGGTTGGTCTACCACGCGGAAGGCTTCCGGCAATTTGTGGACGCCATTGGAATGAGTGCAACCCGGGAACTGTTTATGACCGCGGGGACGTACACCGCGCATCAGGCCAGGGAAATGGGAGTGGTGAGCCATTTGTATCCCAGGGAAACGTTTCAGGAAGAGGTCAGGCGTTTCGCCGCCTCCATTGCCGGCAATGCGCCTCTTTCCCTCAAAGGGGCCAAAACCATCCTGAATATGCTGGCCCGCCAAACCGGGTTGACCGCCGAACAGAAAACTTTGGCGGAACAGCTTCAGGCGGAGAGCTTTGCCAGCGAGGATCTTAAAGAAGGCCAACTGGCCTTTATTGAAAAAAGGAGCCCCGTGTTCAAGGGAATATAG
- a CDS encoding pyridoxamine 5'-phosphate oxidase family protein gives MQVSETVAEFLESPDRTNVLATANAEGRVNAAVFGSPTLVDGDKIRLMLGDNRTYDNLNQNPFAALFVTIQGKTGMAMEGCRLYLKMLDTADEGPEFEAVHAEIKKRIGDASSMLKHLVKLEVVETRPILDFGQGV, from the coding sequence ATGCAGGTAAGTGAAACCGTCGCCGAATTCCTGGAGTCGCCCGACAGAACCAATGTGCTTGCCACTGCCAACGCCGAAGGAAGGGTTAATGCGGCGGTTTTCGGCTCCCCCACGCTGGTGGACGGCGACAAAATCCGCCTGATGCTGGGCGATAACAGGACCTACGACAATCTCAATCAAAATCCCTTCGCCGCCCTTTTTGTGACCATCCAGGGCAAGACCGGCATGGCCATGGAAGGATGCCGCCTTTATTTGAAAATGCTGGACACGGCCGACGAAGGGCCGGAGTTCGAGGCGGTTCACGCGGAAATCAAAAAACGCATTGGCGACGCCTCCTCCATGCTCAAGCACCTTGTCAAGCTGGAAGTGGTGGAAACCCGGCCCATCCTGGATTTCGGGCAGGGGGTTTGA
- a CDS encoding vWA domain-containing protein has product MEADTMHTNPRADHHGNASPPSLSGFWRKNTSCLEAEELANLLRALRKAAGHIGPNVGVIEYSGMSHGEAASIVIDPALVMGEYPVPPKTVDAAVGLTVHEAFHKTEWSEKVWKLLSPDFAALPGLSRVAFQRIVHTGEDIYVDLLADRSVLGRYTSGVRNRVLEDAESRLNREKPSLEALIHLWWASVWTVQDEGAVNPAYEKGLEILQNLTGNLKNLPDRRAGVLQRCQERAALYKNAWAALEGAVKGLQILDKRLLWAPASAVSSVNAQDAALPAKTKKNGLDAELRRDVEISLAQGSADITPIIRSIVGPDNPDVAPISRWDFNIAAHPVIDRKTVGRLRAIFANYAERQKIVSRGLACGRIDRRRLYRAPINGRCFRQVDSMPSEDWNVTLLLDATGSMRGGKWRMVENTVGNMHKALSGSQNRLGAWAYFEMDGICMMSRLISGRNLLSVPPSGQTASGQAIIAAAYFMPKDKRRKLLIHVTDGESNFGVDASCGIDYCRQQNINLVTIGCGVKDRSRMKEQYGRTIQFVSRFGQLPSAMEKLLKWSFLYGDAKNLAAENRLNRIFSTD; this is encoded by the coding sequence ATGGAAGCAGATACAATGCATACTAATCCGCGAGCCGATCACCATGGGAACGCGTCGCCTCCGTCCCTGTCAGGCTTCTGGCGGAAAAACACCTCCTGCTTGGAAGCCGAAGAGCTTGCCAACCTGCTTCGGGCGCTCCGCAAGGCGGCAGGCCACATCGGGCCTAATGTGGGCGTCATCGAATATTCGGGCATGTCCCACGGCGAGGCGGCTTCCATTGTCATTGATCCGGCCCTGGTTATGGGCGAATACCCCGTGCCTCCCAAGACCGTGGATGCGGCCGTGGGGCTGACGGTCCATGAGGCCTTCCATAAAACAGAGTGGTCGGAAAAGGTGTGGAAACTGCTTTCCCCGGATTTTGCCGCATTGCCCGGATTGTCCAGGGTCGCCTTTCAAAGAATTGTCCACACCGGCGAGGATATATACGTGGACCTTTTGGCGGACCGGTCGGTCCTGGGCCGCTACACGTCCGGCGTACGAAACAGGGTTTTAGAGGACGCCGAATCCCGTTTGAACCGGGAAAAGCCCAGCCTGGAGGCTCTCATTCATCTTTGGTGGGCGTCCGTATGGACTGTACAGGATGAGGGCGCCGTGAACCCGGCCTACGAAAAAGGCCTGGAAATCCTTCAAAATCTGACCGGAAATCTGAAGAATCTTCCGGATCGGCGCGCAGGCGTACTCCAGCGCTGCCAGGAGCGGGCGGCCCTCTACAAAAACGCCTGGGCTGCGCTCGAAGGGGCGGTAAAGGGCCTGCAAATTTTGGATAAGCGCCTTTTGTGGGCGCCGGCTTCGGCAGTCTCCAGCGTCAATGCGCAGGACGCCGCCCTCCCCGCCAAAACGAAAAAAAATGGCCTGGACGCCGAGCTAAGACGGGATGTCGAAATCAGCCTGGCGCAGGGCTCTGCGGATATTACGCCCATTATCCGGTCCATAGTCGGACCGGACAACCCGGACGTGGCGCCCATATCCAGATGGGATTTCAACATCGCCGCCCACCCGGTCATCGACCGGAAAACCGTGGGCCGGCTGAGGGCTATATTCGCCAATTACGCAGAGCGGCAAAAAATAGTCAGCCGGGGGCTTGCCTGCGGACGCATAGACCGGCGCAGGCTTTACCGGGCGCCCATCAACGGCCGCTGCTTTCGTCAGGTGGATTCCATGCCTTCCGAGGACTGGAACGTCACCCTGCTTTTGGACGCCACGGGCAGCATGCGGGGCGGTAAATGGCGCATGGTGGAAAACACCGTGGGCAATATGCATAAGGCCCTTTCCGGCTCGCAAAACCGCCTGGGCGCCTGGGCCTATTTTGAAATGGACGGCATTTGCATGATGTCCCGGCTGATTTCCGGCCGAAACCTTTTATCCGTGCCGCCCAGCGGCCAGACCGCCTCGGGGCAGGCCATCATCGCAGCGGCGTATTTTATGCCCAAAGACAAACGGCGCAAGCTGCTCATCCACGTTACGGACGGGGAGTCCAATTTCGGGGTGGATGCGTCGTGCGGGATAGATTACTGCCGTCAGCAAAACATCAATCTGGTCACCATTGGATGCGGCGTAAAGGACCGGAGCCGAATGAAGGAGCAGTATGGGAGGACCATTCAGTTCGTAAGCCGCTTCGGACAGCTTCCGTCGGCCATGGAAAAACTTTTGAAATGGTCATTTCTTTATGGAGACGCAAAGAACCTGGCTGCGGAAAACAGGCTGAACAGGATCTTTTCCACTGATTGA